In a genomic window of Muntiacus reevesi chromosome 1, mMunRee1.1, whole genome shotgun sequence:
- the SQSTM1 gene encoding sequestosome-1 isoform X2, whose protein sequence is MAMSYVKDDIFRIYIKEKKECRRDHRPPCAQEVPRNMVHPNVICDGCNGPVVGTRYKCSVCPDYDLCSVCEGKGMHQEHSKLAFPSPFGHFSEGFSHSRWLRKLKHGHFGWPGWEMGPPGNWSPRPPQAGDVHPGPATESASGPSEDPSVNFLKNVGESVAAALSPLGIEVDIDVEHGGKRSRLTPASAGSSSTEEKCSSQPSSCCSDPSKPDGDVAGTAQSLTEQMNKIALESGGQPEEQMESDNCSGGDDDWTHLSSKEVDPSTGELQSLQMPESEGPSSLDPSQEGPTGLKEAALYPHLPPEADPRLIESLSQMLSMGFSDEGGWLTRLLQTKNYDIGAALDTIQYSKHPPPL, encoded by the exons ATGGCGATGTCATATGTGAAGGATGACATCTTCCGTATTTACATTAAAG AGAAGAAGGAGTGCCGAAGGGATCACCGCCCCCCGTGTGCTCAGGAGGTGCCCCGAAACATGGTACACCCCAACGTGATCTGTGATGGTTGTAATGGGCCGGTGGTGGGGACCCGCTACAAGTGCAGCGTCTGCCCTGACTATGACCTGTGCTCTGTCTGCGAGGGGAAGGGCATGCACCAGGAGCACAGCAAGCTCGCCTTCCCCAGCCCCTTCGGGCACTTCTCTGAG GGCTTCTCTCACAGCCGCTGGCTCCGGAAGCTGAAACATGGGCACTTTGGGTGGCCTGGCTGGGAGATGGGCCCACCGGGGAACTGGAGCCCACGTCCTCCTCAGGCAGGGGACGTCCACCCTGGTCCTGCCACGGAATCAG CCTCTGGTCCATCAGAAGATCCCAGTGTGAATTTCCTCAAGAACGTAGGGGAGAGTGTGGCAGCTGCCCTCAGCCCTCTGG GCATTGAAGTTGATATTGATGTGGAACATGGAGGCAAGAGAAGCCGCCTGACCCCCGCCTCTGCAGGCAGTTCCAGCACAGAGGAGAAGTGTAGCTCTCAGCCAAGCAGCTGCTGCTCTGACCCCAGCAAGCCAGATGGGGACGTGGCAGGCACAGCACAGTCTCTGACAGAGCAAATGAATAAGATCGCCCTGGAGTCAGGGGGTCAGCCTGAG GAACAGATGGAGTCTGATAACTGTTCAGGAGGAGATGATGACTGGACTCATCTGTCTTCAAAAGAGGTGGACCCGTCTACAGGTGAACTCCAGTCTTTACAGATGCCTGAATCTGAAGGGCCAAGCTCTCTGGATCCTTCCCAGGAAGGACCCACAGGACTGAAGGAAGCTGCATTGTACCCACATCTGCCACCAG AAGCTGACCCCCGGCTGATtgagtccctctcccagatgctatccatggggttctctgatGAAGGCGGCTGGCTCACCAGGCTTCTGCAGACCAAGAATTACGACATCGGGGCTGCCTTGGACACCATCCAGTATTCAAAACACCCACCACCTTTGTGA
- the MRNIP gene encoding MRN complex-interacting protein, translating into MAPPQQSRVLRCCCCRLFQAHQVKKSLKWTCKACGKKQSFLQAYGEGSGADCRRHVQKLNLLQGQVSELSLRSLGESVSANEEENVDPWQAARASPQEKLQPSKNRWLKYLERDSKELGLKEGGVCFNRQPSEREKPDPLSSTGLPRKRKWNQSTVQPPCDPDVQDSRNCEVTLKSLKDHSLHSTWSARSSPDCSTWDLPWISEELSPSFTQDHAGLAGKGRGSSPEDRDAMELVPQGEPPCPAQQVRTVSKWEQCLRPLGNSSHLDTEPLTPLQRGLRPIQAAQAEQGTPRAQTPREEGLCRIPGALQSPQTTHTPMPGPKRLCGRIPEQSQGAGPWAEGAPLVKGVQARSSLMRLYDLFKTGEDFDDDL; encoded by the exons ATGGCGCCTCCTCAGCAGTCGCGGGTCCTTCGATGCTGCTGCTGCAGGCTTTTCCAGGCTCACCAG GTGAAAAAGAGTCTCAAGTGGACATGCAAAGCTTGTGGAAAGAAGCAGTCGTTTTTGCAG GCTTACGGTGAGGGCTCTGGTGCTGACTGTAGACGCCATGTCCAAAAATTAAACCTGCTGCAGGGACAGGTTTCAGAGCTGTCACTCAG GTCTCTGGGAGAATCCGTAAGTGCCAATGAGGAGGAAAACGTGGATCCTTGGCAGGCTGCCCGTGCAAGTCCACAG GAAAAACTCCAGCCCTCAAAGAACCGCTGGCTGAAGTATCTGGAAAGGGACTCCAAAGAACTGGGGCTGAAAGAAGGAGGAGTGTGTTTCAACAGACAGCCATCTGAGAGAGAAAAGCCAGACCCTCTGTCCAGCACAGGCCTGCCTCGGAAAAG GAAATGGAACCAGAGCACAGTCCAGCCTCCATGCGACCCTGATGTCCAGGACTCCAGAAACTGTGAGGTCACCTTGAAGTCCTTGAAG GACCATTCTCTTCATTCTACATGGAGTGCCAGGTCTTCGCCAGACTGTTCAACTTGGGACCTGCCCTGGATTTCTGAGGAACTGTCACCTTCATTTACCCAG GACCATGCTGGCCTGGCAGGGAAGGGCAGAGGGAGCAGTCCTGAGGACCGGGACGCCATGGAGCTTGTTCCCCAGGGGGAACCACCGTGCCCTGCCCAGCAGGTCAGGACCGTGTCTAAGTGGGAACAATGTCTTAGGCCACTTGGAAACAGCTCACATTTGGACACAGAGCCCCTTACCCCTCTCCAGAGAGGCCTCCGGCCAATCCAGGCAGCACAGGCTGAGCAGGGGACCCCCAGGGCCCAGACTCCCAGGGAAGAAGGCCTCTGCAGGATCCCCGGTGCACTCCAGTCTCCTCAGACCACACACACTCCCATGCCTGGGCCCAAGAGGCTCTGTGGGAGGATCCCTGAGCAGTCACAGGGTGCAGGCCCTTGGGCAGAGGGTGCGCCCTTGGTCAAAGGGGTGCAGGCACGTTCTTCACTCATGCGTCTATATGACCTTTTTAAAACTGGAGAGGACTTCGATGACGATCTGTAA